One window of Chamaesiphon minutus PCC 6605 genomic DNA carries:
- a CDS encoding HIT family protein, producing the protein MKKQVNKFSHLTAIDRVKLSSPMQFLFDRDLLMGRILDFGCGLGYDVNFLERKGLNITGYDPYYLPKYPEIKFDTIVCCYVLNVLMPEEQADVLMSIAHLLKPGGKAYYAVRRDLKKEGFREHYVHKKPTYQCTVKLPFKSIQLNEYCEIYEYVHYNHQWNSPNNCIFCNPYRKISLLTESATAYAMFDGYPLSKGHVLIVPKRHISNYFELPQKEQSACWLMANKVQEILNREFQPDGFNIGMNVNKAAGQAMNHATIHVIPRYLGDTNAKKSGMRSVIPKQSRIDR; encoded by the coding sequence ATGAAGAAACAAGTAAATAAATTTAGCCATCTAACGGCGATCGATCGGGTTAAACTGTCATCGCCTATGCAATTTTTATTCGATCGAGACTTATTGATGGGTCGGATTCTTGATTTTGGTTGTGGGCTGGGTTATGATGTCAACTTCTTAGAGCGCAAGGGTTTAAATATTACAGGTTACGATCCTTATTATCTACCAAAATATCCAGAAATTAAATTTGATACAATCGTCTGTTGCTATGTGCTCAATGTTTTAATGCCAGAAGAACAAGCCGATGTCCTGATGAGCATCGCACATCTACTCAAACCAGGTGGCAAAGCTTATTATGCAGTCAGGCGAGATTTAAAAAAAGAAGGATTTCGCGAACATTACGTCCATAAAAAGCCAACTTACCAATGCACTGTCAAGCTACCATTTAAGTCGATTCAGCTCAATGAGTATTGCGAAATTTATGAATACGTCCATTATAACCATCAATGGAACTCACCCAATAACTGTATCTTCTGCAATCCCTATCGCAAGATAAGTTTGCTTACAGAATCAGCGACAGCCTATGCTATGTTTGACGGTTATCCACTCAGCAAAGGTCATGTCTTAATCGTACCAAAGCGACATATTAGTAATTATTTTGAGTTGCCGCAAAAAGAACAATCAGCTTGCTGGTTGATGGCAAATAAAGTACAGGAAATATTGAATCGGGAATTTCAACCCGATGGATTTAATATCGGTATGAATGTCAATAAAGCAGCGGGACAAGCCATGAATCATGCCACGATTCATGTCATCCCACGCTATCTTGGCGACACCAATGCTAAAAAAAGTGGCATGAGATCGGTAATTCCCAAACAGAGTAGAATCGATCGGTAG
- a CDS encoding class I SAM-dependent methyltransferase encodes MLLEKSEVLELLCCPKTGNKLHRKSDKLITEHNTEYIEYEIIGDCPILIDFDRGVFNKGNFSSLPSLIERNSYRGILGSIRSLVNPIQPASHENINQLVDLLLMAHPNPRVLIVGGGTVGEVMYDFYKDPRIAIVSFDVYASPHVQFVADGHNIPLPDCSFDAVIIQAVLEHVLEPNLVVSEMYRVLKDGGIVYAETPFLQHVHEGAYDFTRYTESGHRYLFKNFEMIKSGVVAGAGTQLLWAIDNFFRGLFRSKQLGKVIKLGFFWLQYFDRLIPETYNVDSASCVFFMGIKVDRQIAPRDILTHYKGAQ; translated from the coding sequence ATGCTTTTAGAGAAATCGGAAGTATTAGAACTTTTGTGTTGCCCTAAAACTGGTAATAAATTACACAGAAAAAGCGATAAATTAATTACCGAACACAATACAGAATACATAGAATACGAAATAATTGGCGACTGTCCGATCTTAATTGATTTCGATCGAGGTGTTTTTAATAAAGGTAATTTCTCATCTTTACCTTCATTAATCGAGCGAAACTCATATCGGGGAATATTAGGTTCCATTCGGAGTTTAGTAAATCCGATTCAACCAGCATCGCACGAAAATATCAATCAACTTGTAGATTTACTATTAATGGCACATCCCAATCCACGGGTGCTGATTGTCGGCGGTGGGACAGTTGGTGAGGTGATGTATGATTTTTATAAAGATCCGCGCATAGCGATCGTTTCTTTCGATGTCTATGCCTCACCACACGTTCAATTCGTCGCCGATGGACACAATATTCCATTACCAGATTGTAGTTTTGATGCTGTCATCATTCAAGCAGTCTTAGAACACGTTCTCGAACCAAATCTGGTAGTTTCAGAAATGTATCGCGTTTTAAAAGATGGTGGCATCGTCTATGCAGAAACACCTTTTCTACAACACGTTCATGAGGGTGCTTACGATTTTACTAGATATACAGAAAGCGGACATCGCTACTTATTCAAAAACTTTGAAATGATAAAATCGGGAGTTGTTGCAGGTGCTGGTACCCAATTATTATGGGCGATCGATAATTTCTTTCGCGGTTTGTTTAGATCTAAACAACTTGGTAAAGTTATCAAACTGGGATTCTTTTGGTTGCAGTACTTCGATCGTTTAATTCCCGAAACATACAATGTTGATTCAGCTAGTTGTGTATTCTTTATGGGTATTAAGGTCGATCGTCAAATCGCACCTAGAGATATACTGACACATTATAAGGGCGCGCAATAA
- a CDS encoding LL-diaminopimelate aminotransferase: protein MQFSKRLQPLKSNVFADMDRAKGRARELGREIIDLSLGSSDLPTAPHVIAAIQSALVDPSTHGYLLFNGTRLFREAAANWYTNKYGIEVDPETEVLPLIGSQEGTAHLPLAILEPGDVALLMDPGYPSHAGGVYLAGGEIYPMPLLAENGFLPVLGDIPAPTLAKARMMVLSYPHNPTTAIAPLAFFQEAVAFCQQHNLVLVHDFPYGDMVFGDVRVPSILQADREKSVSIEFFTMSKSYNMGGFRIGYAIGNRQLIQALRQVKAVVDFNQYLGILHGAVAALTGDQSYVRQTADTFKQRCDTFVTALDEIGWHVPTPAAMMYIWAKLPPQWAQDSIAFCTELVCQTGVAASPGIGFGKCGEGYVRFALVHEPAKLQLAVDRMAKFL, encoded by the coding sequence ATGCAGTTTTCCAAACGGCTCCAACCACTAAAATCGAATGTATTTGCCGATATGGATCGGGCAAAAGGACGAGCGAGAGAACTGGGACGAGAGATAATCGATCTATCGCTAGGTTCGTCAGACTTGCCGACAGCACCGCATGTCATCGCGGCAATTCAGTCAGCGTTAGTAGATCCGAGTACGCACGGTTATTTGCTCTTTAACGGGACGCGATTATTTCGCGAAGCCGCAGCAAATTGGTACACCAATAAATATGGAATTGAAGTAGATCCAGAAACCGAGGTATTACCGCTAATCGGTTCTCAAGAGGGAACGGCACATTTGCCCTTAGCAATCTTGGAACCTGGCGATGTTGCCTTGCTGATGGATCCTGGCTATCCTTCTCATGCTGGCGGCGTGTATTTAGCTGGTGGCGAAATTTACCCGATGCCATTACTGGCAGAGAATGGATTCTTGCCCGTACTGGGGGATATTCCGGCTCCAACCCTTGCCAAAGCGCGAATGATGGTGTTGAGCTATCCGCACAATCCTACCACCGCGATCGCGCCCCTAGCCTTCTTTCAGGAAGCTGTTGCTTTTTGTCAGCAGCATAATTTGGTATTGGTACACGACTTCCCCTATGGTGATATGGTATTTGGCGATGTTAGGGTACCATCGATCTTACAAGCCGATCGAGAGAAAAGTGTCTCGATCGAGTTTTTTACGATGTCGAAGTCCTATAATATGGGCGGCTTTAGAATCGGTTATGCGATCGGCAATCGTCAATTAATTCAAGCTCTGCGCCAAGTTAAGGCGGTAGTCGACTTCAATCAGTATTTAGGCATTTTACACGGTGCGGTGGCCGCACTCACAGGCGACCAAAGTTACGTTCGCCAGACGGCGGATACCTTCAAACAGCGATGCGATACCTTTGTCACCGCCTTGGATGAAATCGGTTGGCACGTACCCACACCAGCAGCGATGATGTATATCTGGGCAAAGTTACCACCACAATGGGCGCAAGACTCGATCGCATTTTGTACCGAATTAGTCTGTCAAACTGGCGTCGCCGCTTCTCCAGGGATCGGATTTGGTAAGTGTGGCGAAGGTTACGTCAGATTTGCGTTGGTGCATGAGCCAGCTAAATTACAACTTGCTGTCGATAGAATGGCCAAATTTTTGTAA
- a CDS encoding thioredoxin family protein, translated as MSSVTVINDAQFESEVLQADLPVLVYLWAAWCGPCRLVSPSIDWIATNYSDRVKVVKMEVDPNPETVKTYKVEGVPAIRLFKGDEMIHSCEGAITKDKLATILDSNL; from the coding sequence GTGAGTAGCGTTACCGTTATCAATGACGCACAATTTGAGAGTGAAGTTTTACAAGCAGATCTCCCTGTCTTAGTCTACCTGTGGGCGGCATGGTGCGGGCCTTGTCGGTTAGTGTCGCCATCGATCGACTGGATTGCTACCAATTATAGCGATCGAGTCAAGGTTGTCAAAATGGAAGTAGATCCCAATCCTGAAACTGTCAAAACTTACAAAGTCGAGGGCGTTCCCGCCATCCGCTTGTTTAAAGGCGATGAAATGATTCACTCTTGTGAGGGTGCGATTACTAAAGATAAATTAGCAACAATTCTCGATAGCAATCTTTAA
- a CDS encoding HAD-IA family hydrolase, translating into MEHHYSTLLHIPSSLSLPKAICLDAVGTLFGVRDSVGTIYSEVASKHGVECSAELLNKYFYTAFSNSTPCIFPGVPTADVPEQEYQWWREINRQTFTAVGAWEEFDDFELFFQEVYRYFATTGAWTIYPDTIPALENWQRSGVQLAVVSNFDSRLHNVLKVLGLEHYFSTVTISTEVSAAKPQAAIFAAALDKHACAPQSAWHIGDSLEEDYLGASNAGLTAIWLNRS; encoded by the coding sequence ATGGAACATCATTACTCGACACTCCTACACATTCCCAGCTCCCTATCGCTACCAAAAGCGATCTGTCTGGATGCCGTCGGAACGTTATTTGGCGTGCGCGATAGCGTGGGCACGATTTATAGTGAAGTAGCGAGCAAACATGGTGTCGAGTGCTCGGCGGAATTACTCAACAAATATTTCTATACAGCATTTAGCAACTCCACTCCCTGTATCTTTCCTGGCGTCCCGACGGCGGATGTTCCCGAGCAGGAATATCAATGGTGGCGCGAAATCAATCGCCAGACATTTACCGCAGTGGGAGCTTGGGAGGAGTTTGACGACTTCGAGCTGTTTTTTCAAGAAGTGTATCGATATTTTGCCACCACAGGCGCGTGGACGATTTATCCCGACACGATTCCCGCTTTAGAAAACTGGCAGCGATCGGGGGTACAATTGGCGGTAGTATCCAACTTTGACTCGCGTCTGCACAACGTGCTCAAAGTCTTAGGCTTAGAGCATTACTTTTCGACAGTGACGATTTCGACGGAGGTAAGTGCAGCCAAACCACAAGCCGCTATCTTCGCCGCAGCTTTGGACAAACACGCGTGCGCGCCGCAATCTGCTTGGCACATTGGCGATAGTTTGGAAGAAGACTATTTGGGTGCGAGTAATGCTGGTTTGACGGCAATTTGGTTGAATCGGAGCTAG
- the bchM gene encoding magnesium protoporphyrin IX methyltransferase, whose amino-acid sequence MNVVDDKAVVKEYFNNTGFERWQRIYGDGEVNKVQLDIRTGHQQTVDTLLEWLAADNNLEGLSICDAGCGVGSLSIPLAQAKAIVYASDISEKMVGEAKENAAKLFGNNDNPTFSVQDLESLSGNYHTVVCLDVLIHYPQDKAAEMISHLASIAQSRLILSFAPKTPCLSLLKKIGSFFPGASKATRAYLHRETEIVQILEAQGFKIERKAMTKTRFYFSRMLEAVK is encoded by the coding sequence ATGAACGTAGTAGACGACAAAGCCGTAGTTAAAGAATATTTCAATAACACGGGATTTGAGAGATGGCAGCGCATCTACGGGGACGGTGAGGTAAATAAAGTACAGCTCGATATCCGTACAGGACACCAGCAGACTGTAGACACCTTGTTGGAGTGGTTGGCGGCAGATAATAACCTAGAGGGTTTATCTATCTGCGACGCAGGCTGTGGGGTGGGTAGTTTGAGCATTCCCCTCGCACAAGCAAAAGCGATCGTCTATGCCAGCGATATTTCTGAGAAAATGGTCGGCGAAGCGAAAGAGAATGCAGCTAAGCTGTTTGGCAATAACGATAATCCCACCTTTAGCGTCCAAGATCTCGAAAGTCTCAGCGGTAACTACCATACTGTCGTCTGTCTGGATGTGTTGATTCATTATCCTCAAGACAAGGCTGCGGAAATGATTTCTCACCTAGCTTCGATTGCCCAATCGCGGTTGATTCTCAGTTTTGCACCCAAAACTCCCTGTCTATCTTTACTCAAAAAGATCGGTAGTTTCTTTCCTGGTGCGAGCAAAGCAACTCGCGCATATCTCCATCGCGAAACCGAGATCGTTCAAATCTTAGAAGCACAAGGTTTTAAGATCGAGCGCAAAGCAATGACCAAAACTCGTTTCTATTTCTCGCGGATGTTAGAAGCAGTAAAGTAA
- a CDS encoding thylakoid membrane photosystem I accumulation factor yields MLKLLSNRIYSGWRSLVLAVVICLCSWVVAHPALAGIEDDKYDGNVFVLYAGNGSLVPPKISLSDSLKLNKPALLVFYVDDSTDCKKYASTVSQLQQYYGKAASFIPVTADSLSINGKYPEAEPGYYYKGEVPQTVVIDKQGKVRLNETGVIAFEKVDDAMREVFDLLPRTDSVELKRRSFNEFSSELAK; encoded by the coding sequence ATGTTGAAACTTTTATCTAATCGCATTTATTCTGGATGGCGATCGCTAGTGTTGGCGGTGGTAATTTGTCTTTGTTCGTGGGTAGTGGCTCATCCAGCTTTAGCAGGTATCGAGGATGATAAATACGATGGCAATGTATTTGTTCTCTATGCTGGCAATGGTTCACTCGTTCCCCCTAAAATTTCTCTATCTGACTCTTTAAAATTAAATAAACCAGCTTTATTAGTCTTTTATGTTGATGATAGTACCGACTGCAAAAAATATGCGAGTACGGTCTCTCAATTACAACAATATTATGGCAAAGCTGCCAGCTTTATCCCAGTTACTGCTGATAGTCTCTCCATAAACGGCAAGTATCCAGAGGCTGAACCCGGATATTATTATAAAGGTGAGGTACCGCAAACTGTGGTCATCGATAAACAGGGTAAAGTTCGACTCAATGAAACAGGTGTTATTGCCTTTGAAAAAGTAGATGATGCCATGCGAGAAGTTTTCGACTTGCTCCCGCGCACGGATTCTGTCGAACTCAAACGTCGCAGTTTTAATGAATTTAGTAGCGAATTAGCAAAGTGA
- a CDS encoding ABC transporter substrate-binding protein: MANQFGRRRFIILGGAGVAGTLLLKACSNPSSTPTASPGASPASAPAADGKKGIKVGVMYSTTGSIAIVEKSLQDATFLAIDQINEGTGPWAGKKGINGQMIEKVVVNPDSNWDLYNQMSKRLIDEDKVACVLGCYTSASRKSVLPVFEEKDRLLYYPVYYEGNECSSNVFYTGAAPNQQITDSIPYCIKNFGKKGFFIGSDYIYPKESNRIAKAELVNGGGTVVGDEYAALGTTEFITIINKIKQAKPDFILSNLVGDSIPAFYKQLKDAGITSKDIPIMAFPTTEEEIQAMGPEFAEGHFSSFNYFQTVDTPENKAFVEQFKAKFGNERVTNGVMEAAYIQTFFMAQAMEKCAKENKELTTSNLREATRGQEFKAPQGTVKSDPDNYHTYLYSRIGKWKADGQAEIVFSTKAAVKPIPWSQALYKGRICVHKTPDMRSNPIVETKKPIPIAFLDKP, translated from the coding sequence ATGGCAAATCAGTTTGGGCGACGGAGATTCATTATTTTGGGTGGTGCTGGCGTCGCAGGTACGCTCCTGCTCAAAGCTTGTAGTAATCCATCATCTACTCCCACAGCCAGTCCGGGTGCTAGTCCAGCATCAGCTCCAGCCGCAGATGGCAAAAAAGGGATCAAGGTTGGCGTCATGTATTCAACCACAGGATCGATCGCGATCGTTGAAAAATCCTTACAAGACGCGACATTCCTAGCGATCGACCAGATCAACGAAGGAACTGGGCCTTGGGCTGGCAAAAAAGGCATCAATGGGCAGATGATTGAAAAAGTAGTTGTCAATCCAGACTCCAACTGGGATTTGTACAACCAAATGTCGAAGCGACTGATCGATGAAGACAAGGTCGCCTGCGTACTGGGCTGCTACACCTCTGCTAGCCGCAAATCAGTACTTCCAGTGTTTGAAGAGAAAGATAGACTGCTCTACTATCCTGTCTACTATGAAGGCAATGAATGTAGCTCGAATGTCTTCTACACGGGGGCTGCACCAAACCAACAAATCACCGATTCGATCCCTTATTGCATCAAAAATTTTGGTAAAAAAGGCTTCTTTATCGGTTCTGATTACATCTATCCCAAAGAAAGTAATCGGATTGCCAAAGCTGAGTTAGTTAATGGTGGCGGTACGGTTGTCGGCGATGAATATGCGGCACTAGGTACGACAGAATTCATCACGATTATTAACAAAATCAAGCAAGCCAAGCCTGATTTTATCCTAAGTAATCTCGTTGGCGATAGTATTCCAGCTTTTTACAAGCAGCTTAAAGATGCTGGAATCACTTCCAAAGACATTCCGATCATGGCATTTCCGACCACAGAGGAAGAGATTCAGGCAATGGGGCCAGAGTTTGCAGAGGGACATTTTAGTAGTTTTAACTACTTCCAAACAGTTGATACTCCAGAAAACAAAGCATTTGTAGAACAATTCAAGGCTAAGTTTGGTAACGAGCGCGTTACCAATGGGGTCATGGAAGCAGCTTATATTCAGACCTTTTTCATGGCACAAGCAATGGAAAAATGCGCTAAGGAAAATAAGGAGTTAACTACTAGCAATCTGCGCGAAGCAACCAGAGGTCAAGAGTTTAAGGCTCCTCAAGGAACCGTAAAATCCGATCCCGACAACTATCACACCTACCTATACTCCCGGATTGGGAAATGGAAGGCTGATGGACAGGCAGAAATTGTCTTTTCGACCAAGGCTGCGGTGAAACCAATTCCGTGGAGTCAAGCACTCTACAAGGGTCGGATTTGCGTTCACAAAACACCAGATATGCGTAGTAACCCGATCGTCGAGACGAAAAAGCCAATTCCAATTGCATTCCTAGACAAACCATAA
- the urtB gene encoding urea ABC transporter permease subunit UrtB, with protein MQVLPFNAISSLIYLAEASAPAKAIDPVAITNQLLNGVGIVGILLLTGLGLSITFGVMRIINLAHGEFIMLGAYTTFVLQSNFKMDLLMTIPFSFLFTALVGALVEVTIVRRLYGRAIETLLATWGLSIVLQGVVKLIFTAQLKYVKAPPYIRGNWTPFTIGGQAIEISYYRLFIIFMALLLLAITAYLLYGTTLGREVRAVTQNREMAKCLGVNTSLVDMLTFAYGCGLAGVAGTVIASLKSVAPPMGQDYLVDAWMTVVTGGVDKLIGVLAGAVLIGESNAAIAYLLNDPTARVIVLAAVIVLIRYRPEGLFTVQKRG; from the coding sequence ATGCAAGTTTTGCCATTTAATGCCATATCTTCGTTAATCTATCTAGCCGAAGCCAGCGCACCAGCAAAAGCGATCGATCCAGTAGCAATTACCAATCAGTTGTTAAACGGAGTTGGAATTGTCGGCATTCTGCTGTTGACTGGATTAGGACTGTCAATTACGTTTGGGGTAATGCGGATTATCAACCTAGCACATGGTGAATTCATCATGCTGGGCGCATACACAACATTCGTATTGCAAAGTAATTTTAAAATGGATTTGTTAATGACAATTCCATTTTCGTTTTTGTTTACAGCTCTAGTCGGCGCGTTGGTAGAAGTCACGATCGTCCGCAGACTCTATGGTAGAGCGATCGAAACTCTGTTAGCGACCTGGGGTTTGAGTATCGTCCTCCAAGGGGTAGTGAAGCTGATATTCACCGCCCAACTTAAGTATGTCAAGGCACCACCATACATTCGGGGTAACTGGACGCCATTTACAATCGGCGGTCAAGCAATCGAAATCTCTTACTACCGCTTATTTATCATCTTCATGGCATTGCTGCTGCTGGCAATTACGGCGTATTTGCTCTACGGTACCACGTTGGGTCGAGAAGTCCGTGCCGTTACTCAAAACCGCGAAATGGCTAAGTGTCTGGGCGTAAATACTAGCCTGGTAGATATGCTCACATTTGCTTATGGCTGTGGACTGGCTGGAGTCGCGGGGACAGTAATTGCTTCGCTCAAAAGTGTCGCGCCACCGATGGGACAAGATTATCTAGTAGATGCCTGGATGACAGTGGTAACGGGAGGAGTAGATAAGTTAATCGGTGTGTTGGCAGGTGCAGTTTTGATCGGCGAATCCAATGCCGCGATCGCTTATTTATTAAACGATCCTACCGCGAGGGTGATCGTGTTGGCGGCAGTAATCGTCCTAATTCGCTACCGTCCCGAAGGTCTATTCACAGTCCAGAAACGCGGTTAG
- the urtC gene encoding urea ABC transporter permease subunit UrtC, with protein MAQVVGQIQQSSFIPKKWQIINLAVLLVLIIFPFVAGTFQTNLMAKLLLFGVLGVSLDLVWGFTGILSFAHGVFFTLGGYAMAYYLKLNLSAAANNYGGTVPDFMVWNGLKELPWFIAPLQSFPVAVIAMVAIPAGFAYAIGSFIFRSKVSGVYITVITLAIASALTTFFVSQQAYTGGTNGITDVSKLMLFGIEVPPIGIYFIILAFATATIAGSWWLTKSNFGLILRSIKENEQRISYLGYDVASFKIFIWTLSAAIAGICGGLFVPLNNFISPVYLGVAFGTQIVIWVAVGGRGTLFGPVIAAILLGQLQNSVDRITQDWQLIVGIILMIVVLFLPDGLMSLLPKKLLASSSNKLGKNHK; from the coding sequence ATGGCACAAGTAGTCGGTCAAATTCAACAATCAAGCTTTATTCCCAAGAAATGGCAGATTATCAATTTGGCAGTTTTGCTAGTCTTGATAATTTTCCCATTTGTAGCTGGCACCTTCCAGACCAACTTGATGGCAAAATTGCTATTGTTTGGGGTCTTAGGCGTCTCGCTAGATTTAGTCTGGGGCTTCACTGGCATTCTGAGCTTCGCGCATGGGGTATTTTTTACGTTGGGGGGATATGCAATGGCGTATTATCTCAAACTCAACCTGTCTGCTGCTGCCAATAACTATGGTGGTACCGTTCCTGACTTTATGGTGTGGAACGGCTTAAAAGAGTTACCTTGGTTCATCGCTCCCTTGCAATCTTTCCCAGTTGCGGTCATCGCGATGGTAGCAATTCCGGCTGGTTTTGCTTATGCGATCGGATCGTTTATCTTTCGTTCCAAAGTCAGCGGTGTATATATTACCGTAATTACGCTGGCGATCGCCTCTGCACTGACGACTTTCTTTGTCAGCCAGCAGGCTTATACAGGCGGTACGAATGGAATTACCGATGTCTCTAAGCTGATGTTGTTTGGGATAGAGGTGCCGCCAATTGGCATTTATTTTATCATTTTGGCTTTTGCTACTGCCACGATTGCGGGCAGTTGGTGGTTGACCAAATCTAATTTTGGCTTGATTCTAAGATCGATTAAAGAAAACGAACAGCGAATTTCTTATTTAGGTTACGACGTTGCTAGTTTCAAGATTTTTATTTGGACGCTTTCTGCGGCAATTGCTGGTATCTGTGGGGGTTTATTCGTACCGTTGAATAACTTCATTTCACCAGTCTATCTGGGGGTAGCTTTTGGGACGCAGATCGTGATCTGGGTCGCTGTGGGCGGACGTGGCACGCTGTTTGGGCCAGTCATCGCGGCAATTTTACTCGGACAGCTTCAAAATTCAGTCGATCGAATTACCCAAGATTGGCAATTAATTGTCGGCATAATTTTGATGATTGTGGTGCTATTTCTACCAGATGGACTTATGAGCTTGTTACCGAAGAAGTTGCTGGCAAGTAGTTCTAATAAATTAGGCAAAAATCACAAATAA
- the urtD gene encoding urea ABC transporter ATP-binding protein UrtD, translating to MSSAASVLSIKDLKVVFSGFKALKGVDLEVGNNEIVTIIGPNGAGKSTLLDAIVGKSPVASGHVYYQGQDITNKSSYDIARMGIGRKFQNPNVYNELSVFDNILLALKGTHGVFASIAAKLTAAKKDKIIDVLDRIGLLEQGYSKVSSLSHGQKQWVEIGMVLAQDPAVVLLDEPTAGMTADETHATGEIIKTISANHSLVVIEHDMEFVKQIAQRIVVLHQGEKLTEGSVSEVQSNPKVIEVYLGREQINAA from the coding sequence ATGAGTTCAGCAGCATCTGTTTTATCAATCAAAGATCTTAAAGTAGTTTTTTCTGGTTTTAAAGCATTAAAAGGCGTCGATTTAGAGGTTGGCAATAATGAAATTGTGACGATTATTGGCCCTAATGGGGCTGGTAAAAGTACATTACTCGATGCGATCGTCGGGAAATCTCCGGTAGCTTCGGGACATGTCTATTATCAAGGTCAGGATATTACCAACAAAAGTTCCTATGATATCGCGCGGATGGGCATCGGGCGCAAATTTCAAAACCCCAATGTCTATAACGAGCTGTCGGTATTTGACAACATTTTACTGGCACTTAAAGGTACTCATGGCGTGTTTGCCTCGATCGCTGCCAAACTTACGGCTGCCAAGAAAGATAAAATTATCGACGTCCTCGATCGCATCGGTTTATTAGAACAAGGGTACTCTAAAGTTTCCTCGTTATCTCACGGACAGAAACAGTGGGTCGAGATTGGGATGGTACTGGCTCAAGATCCGGCAGTAGTACTGCTAGATGAACCAACTGCGGGGATGACTGCCGATGAAACCCATGCCACTGGGGAAATTATTAAGACGATTTCGGCCAACCACTCACTAGTGGTGATCGAACATGACATGGAGTTTGTCAAACAAATCGCTCAACGTATTGTCGTTCTACATCAAGGCGAAAAATTGACCGAAGGCTCGGTTAGTGAAGTGCAATCGAATCCCAAAGTAATTGAAGTATATTTAGGACGCGAACAAATCAATGCTGCTTGA
- the urtE gene encoding urea ABC transporter ATP-binding subunit UrtE: protein MLLEVNDVTVSYGQTPVLFGVNMAINQGDIACILGRNGVGKTTLLRSIIGLNKVMSGNIIFDVKNITRMPIFKRAREGIAYIPQGREIIPYLSVLDNLKLGLSAGKKKSSKIPHEIFEFFPMLKQHLNRQGGLLSGGQQQQLAIARGLMSDPKIMLLDEPTEGIQPSIVQEIEETLKRINREKGITLIVVEHKVDFVRQIAQKFFIMEKGVVVVDGKTADLTDELFHKYLAV from the coding sequence ATGCTGCTTGAAGTAAATGATGTAACTGTTTCTTACGGACAGACACCCGTGCTGTTTGGTGTGAATATGGCGATTAACCAAGGCGATATTGCTTGTATCTTGGGACGAAATGGGGTGGGTAAAACGACGCTCCTCCGCAGCATTATTGGCCTAAATAAAGTGATGTCTGGCAACATCATTTTCGATGTCAAAAACATTACACGGATGCCGATTTTTAAACGCGCCCGCGAGGGAATTGCTTATATTCCCCAAGGTCGAGAAATCATTCCGTATTTATCAGTTTTAGATAATCTCAAATTGGGACTGTCGGCGGGGAAAAAGAAATCTAGCAAAATTCCCCATGAAATTTTTGAGTTTTTCCCAATGCTCAAGCAGCACCTCAATCGTCAAGGCGGTCTACTCAGTGGCGGACAACAGCAGCAATTAGCCATTGCACGCGGATTGATGAGCGATCCGAAAATCATGCTGCTAGACGAGCCAACAGAGGGCATTCAACCTTCGATCGTTCAGGAGATCGAAGAAACTCTCAAGCGGATCAATCGCGAGAAAGGGATTACGCTCATCGTTGTCGAACACAAAGTAGACTTTGTGCGCCAGATCGCCCAAAAGTTCTTCATTATGGAAAAAGGTGTCGTTGTGGTAGATGGCAAAACAGCCGATCTGACTGACGAGCTATTTCATAAGTATCTGGCTGTTTAA